One window of the Streptomyces asoensis genome contains the following:
- a CDS encoding HemK2/MTQ2 family protein methyltransferase produces MVGVNPLVLPGVYAPQEDTALLAGALSEEPLLPGADVLDVGTGTGALALEAARRGTRVTAVDVSWRAVYSARLNAWRERLPVRVHRGNLFAPVHGQSFDLILTNPPYVPAPAGDRTGRGTARAWDGGGDGRLLLDRICLEAPLLLRPGGVLLMVHSALSDPASTLAVLRTSGLKASVTRRRRIPFGPVLRERRDWLRERGLLSADDENEELVVVRAELPC; encoded by the coding sequence TTGGTCGGCGTGAATCCTCTCGTACTCCCGGGCGTGTACGCCCCCCAGGAGGACACCGCCCTGCTGGCCGGGGCACTGTCCGAAGAACCGCTGCTCCCGGGCGCCGACGTCCTCGACGTGGGGACCGGCACCGGCGCGCTGGCCCTGGAGGCCGCGCGGCGCGGCACGCGGGTCACCGCCGTCGACGTGTCCTGGCGCGCGGTGTACTCCGCCCGCCTCAACGCCTGGCGGGAACGGCTGCCGGTGCGCGTGCATCGCGGCAACCTCTTCGCCCCGGTGCACGGACAGTCCTTCGACCTGATCCTGACCAACCCGCCGTACGTGCCCGCGCCGGCCGGCGATCGTACGGGGCGCGGAACGGCCCGGGCCTGGGACGGCGGCGGTGACGGCAGGCTCCTGCTCGACCGGATCTGCCTCGAGGCGCCCCTGCTGCTGCGGCCCGGCGGGGTGCTGCTGATGGTCCACTCCGCGCTCAGTGACCCCGCGAGCACGCTGGCGGTCCTGCGCACGTCCGGCCTGAAGGCGTCCGTGACGCGACGCCGCCGCATCCCCTTCGGCCCGGTCCTGCGCGAGCGCAGGGACTGGCTGCGGGAGCGGGGCCTGCTGTCCGCCGACGACGAGAACGAGGAACTGGTGGTCGTCCGTGCCGAACTCCCCTGCTGA
- a CDS encoding protease inhibitor, with protein sequence MRNTARWAATLGLTAATVCGSLTGSALAAPAAAPTSLYAPSALVLTVGHGESAATVNAARAVTLNCAPTPSGTHPAAALACAELRASGGDIDALAGPGDAICTRQYDPVVVTVDGVWQGKRVSFERAFSNECVKNAAGSSLFAF encoded by the coding sequence ATGCGGAACACCGCGCGCTGGGCAGCGACCCTCGGCCTCACGGCCGCCACCGTCTGCGGATCCCTCACCGGATCCGCGCTCGCCGCCCCGGCCGCAGCGCCGACCTCCCTCTACGCCCCGTCGGCCCTCGTGCTGACCGTGGGCCACGGAGAGAGCGCCGCCACCGTCAACGCGGCCCGGGCCGTCACCCTGAACTGCGCCCCGACGCCTTCCGGCACCCATCCCGCCGCCGCCCTCGCCTGCGCCGAACTGCGCGCCTCCGGCGGCGATATCGACGCCCTGGCGGGCCCGGGCGACGCCATCTGTACGAGGCAGTACGACCCGGTGGTCGTCACCGTCGACGGCGTATGGCAGGGCAAGCGCGTCTCCTTCGAGCGCGCCTTCTCCAACGAGTGCGTGAAGAACGCTGCCGGGAGCAGCCTCTTCGCGTTCTGA
- a CDS encoding CDGSH iron-sulfur domain-containing protein translates to MPNSPADRPCRISVQRRGPLLVEGPVEVELEDGTTVTSDRFRVALCTCRRSRRYPWCDTSHRERS, encoded by the coding sequence GTGCCGAACTCCCCTGCTGACAGGCCCTGTCGGATCAGCGTCCAGCGCCGGGGTCCCCTGCTCGTCGAGGGGCCGGTCGAGGTGGAACTGGAGGACGGCACCACGGTCACCTCCGACCGCTTCCGGGTCGCCCTGTGCACCTGCCGGCGCAGCCGCCGCTATCCCTGGTGCGACACCAGCCACCGGGAGCGGTCCTAG